In Epilithonimonas zeae, a single window of DNA contains:
- a CDS encoding type B 50S ribosomal protein L31: protein MKQGIHPENYRLVVFKDMSNDEMFLCKSTADTKDTIEFEGSEYPLIKMEISSTSHPFYTGKTKLVDTAGRVDKFMNKYKKFAK, encoded by the coding sequence ATGAAACAAGGCATACACCCAGAAAATTATAGATTAGTAGTTTTCAAAGATATGAGCAACGATGAGATGTTCCTTTGCAAATCTACTGCTGACACAAAAGACACTATCGAATTCGAAGGATCTGAATATCCTTTGATCAAAATGGAAATTTCTTCTACTTCTCACCCTTTCTACACAGGTAAAACTAAATTAGTTGATACTGCTGGTAGAGTTGATAAGTTTATGAATAAATACAAAAAATTCGCTAAATAA
- a CDS encoding sensor histidine kinase, with amino-acid sequence MLLAYKSFIQRIIQEKDLQFEAEMEHQKELTLENIKGQEDERKRIAVSVHDDIGNRLNILSLWLNNLEPENQEASKKVITSQITELIDSTRNISHSLYPVNLEKLGLVLYLQELVTNLSHNINLILNIDYKYEKKDNFTEVQIYRVIQEFTTNVIKHSNADEVIVYIRNHEKYLTMILSDNGQSFDYTKANKGMGLKNIESRITSVKGFYKWKNTIGKGSRLIINIPN; translated from the coding sequence ATGTTATTAGCTTACAAAAGCTTTATCCAAAGAATTATTCAGGAAAAAGATTTGCAGTTTGAAGCAGAGATGGAACATCAGAAAGAACTAACACTGGAAAATATAAAAGGCCAAGAAGATGAAAGAAAAAGAATAGCAGTTTCTGTTCACGATGATATTGGAAATCGTTTGAACATCCTTTCTCTTTGGCTCAATAACCTGGAACCGGAAAACCAAGAAGCATCCAAAAAAGTGATTACCTCACAGATTACAGAGCTGATAGATTCCACAAGAAATATTTCCCACTCACTTTATCCTGTGAATCTGGAAAAATTGGGACTTGTTTTGTACTTACAGGAATTAGTTACCAATCTGTCTCATAACATTAATCTAATATTGAATATTGATTACAAGTACGAGAAGAAAGATAATTTCACAGAAGTTCAGATTTACAGAGTCATTCAGGAATTTACAACCAATGTTATCAAACATTCTAACGCTGATGAAGTGATTGTTTATATTAGAAATCATGAAAAATATCTTACAATGATTTTGTCTGATAACGGACAAAGTTTTGATTACACCAAAGCCAACAAAGGAATGGGACTTAAAAATATAGAATCCAGAATTACTTCTGTGAAAGGTTTTTACAAATGGAAAAATACAATTGGAAAAGGAAGCCGTTTAATTATTAATATCCCTAATTAA
- a CDS encoding response regulator transcription factor has translation MSEKIKIALVDDEQLILEGVKMLLSAKENISVDFMATSGAEILAHLETLEADNFPDIAMVDVQMQPMDGFELVEILKKNYPNLKIIILSSHYKSSVLGYMIKLGVSAFLPKNSSKTVFIEAIEAVNKNGMYFTKEDHQMLSTYLNSPARKKSLFDNEETLTAREIDVVKLICQEKTNQQIADTLFLSPRTVESHRQRILDKIGAKNTVGIVIYAVVNDIYSVPIKL, from the coding sequence ATGAGTGAAAAAATCAAAATAGCGTTGGTTGATGATGAGCAACTGATTCTGGAAGGTGTGAAAATGCTGCTTTCTGCAAAAGAAAATATTTCCGTGGACTTTATGGCAACAAGTGGTGCAGAAATATTAGCCCATTTGGAAACGCTTGAAGCAGATAATTTTCCAGACATTGCGATGGTAGATGTTCAGATGCAGCCAATGGATGGTTTTGAGTTGGTAGAAATTTTGAAAAAAAATTATCCCAATCTTAAAATCATTATTCTTTCTTCCCATTACAAAAGCAGCGTTCTAGGATACATGATAAAATTGGGCGTTTCAGCTTTTCTTCCAAAGAATTCCAGTAAAACGGTTTTTATAGAAGCTATAGAAGCTGTTAACAAGAACGGGATGTACTTCACAAAAGAAGATCATCAGATGTTAAGCACTTATCTGAATTCTCCTGCGCGGAAAAAATCGCTTTTCGATAACGAAGAAACATTAACTGCCCGAGAAATAGATGTGGTGAAACTAATTTGTCAGGAAAAAACCAACCAACAAATTGCAGATACACTCTTCCTAAGTCCTAGGACAGTGGAAAGTCACCGCCAAAGAATTCTTGATAAAATTGGTGCGAAAAATACAGTCGGGATTGTTATTTATGCGGTTGTCAACGACATCTATTCAGTTCCTATTAAACTTTAA
- a CDS encoding phage tail protein has translation MEEYIGIIKLFAGNFAPRGFLLCNGQILNIQQYTALFSILGTNYGGNGQTTFALPDLRQKFPIGTNNTTGIGVIGGNKTVTIGAQNLPNLSLNLKVSNTDSTASVPASDSFLSIPGTVSGRDFIPSLGFSDAATPNLVTMNPQSVTLNSTNTPIDITPPSVALNYIICVEGIYPSRP, from the coding sequence ATGGAAGAGTACATTGGAATCATCAAGTTATTTGCAGGTAATTTTGCACCTAGAGGTTTTCTGCTGTGTAATGGTCAGATATTAAACATACAGCAGTATACAGCACTGTTTTCAATTTTAGGTACGAACTATGGTGGTAATGGTCAAACAACGTTTGCACTTCCCGATCTGAGACAAAAATTTCCAATAGGTACTAATAATACAACAGGAATAGGAGTTATCGGAGGTAATAAAACAGTTACCATTGGGGCGCAGAATTTACCTAACCTTAGTCTAAACCTAAAAGTTAGTAATACAGATTCAACGGCATCAGTTCCTGCTTCCGATAGTTTCTTATCCATACCAGGAACTGTTAGCGGAAGAGATTTTATCCCATCTCTAGGATTTTCTGATGCAGCTACTCCAAATCTTGTGACAATGAATCCTCAATCTGTTACTTTGAATTCCACTAATACACCGATTGATATTACACCACCATCCGTTGCGTTGAATTATATTATTTGCGTTGAAGGAATCTATCCATCCCGCCCTTAA
- a CDS encoding T9SS type A sorting domain-containing protein has protein sequence MKTIFTLLAVIISFTISAQTVNIPDANFKAYLLNNPQINTNSDNEIQVSEASTATHISCHSKNISNLSGIEYFVNLKVLECYNNNLSTLNISNLSNLIEFDCNKNKLTSIDTTQNKKLKNFSCSNNFLTNIDVSENTYLEYFSCNGNQISELNVNQNILLYYLHCNSNLLTQLDLSLNSHLYFIHIGNNKVSNIDFSQNQNLGEIYAQGNLLTNVDLSQNKKLMIFKIDNNLLSNLNIKNGFNTLITAPDEEWNFFSSVNNPDLKCIQVDNVNYSTSNWPNKDSWANYSTNCSLGVDDVKKLTIQIYPNPVKDTFIINTNDKIETIEIYSQTGQLLKTSKSKEVDISNLPKGNYLVKIKTDKDNITQKIIKE, from the coding sequence ATGAAGACTATCTTTACATTACTTGCTGTAATAATATCATTTACTATTTCTGCACAAACCGTGAATATACCTGATGCTAATTTTAAGGCTTATCTTCTTAACAACCCTCAAATCAATACTAATAGTGATAATGAAATACAGGTTTCTGAAGCTAGCACAGCCACGCACATAAGTTGCCATTCTAAAAATATTTCTAATTTATCGGGTATCGAATATTTTGTAAATCTCAAAGTTCTCGAATGTTATAATAATAATTTATCTACCCTTAATATATCAAATCTTTCTAACTTAATAGAGTTTGATTGTAATAAAAATAAATTAACTTCTATTGATACAACACAAAACAAAAAGTTAAAAAATTTCTCTTGTTCAAACAACTTTTTGACAAACATAGATGTTAGTGAAAATACATATTTAGAGTATTTTAGCTGCAATGGCAACCAAATCTCCGAATTAAATGTTAACCAAAATATTTTACTTTACTATTTACATTGTAATTCAAATCTACTAACACAATTGGATCTCAGTTTAAATAGTCATTTATATTTTATACACATTGGAAATAATAAAGTCTCCAATATAGATTTTTCTCAAAATCAGAATTTGGGAGAGATTTATGCACAAGGTAATTTATTAACTAATGTAGATTTAAGTCAAAACAAAAAATTGATGATTTTTAAAATTGATAATAATCTCCTTAGTAATCTTAATATAAAAAATGGCTTTAATACTCTAATCACTGCACCAGATGAAGAATGGAATTTCTTTAGTTCAGTTAATAATCCAGATTTAAAATGCATCCAAGTTGATAATGTCAATTATTCCACAAGCAATTGGCCAAACAAAGACAGCTGGGCAAATTATAGTACAAACTGTAGTCTAGGTGTAGATGATGTGAAAAAATTGACTATCCAAATTTATCCAAATCCTGTAAAAGACACATTCATCATCAATACCAACGATAAAATAGAAACTATTGAAATCTATTCTCAGACAGGACAACTTTTGAAAACTTCAAAATCAAAAGAAGTCGATATTTCTAATTTGCCAAAAGGAAACTATCTAGTGAAAATCAAGACTGATAAAGATAATATTACTCAGAAAATTATTAAAGAATAA
- a CDS encoding enoyl-CoA hydratase/isomerase family protein, protein MEAYVKSAIENGIGTIEFFHPQSNSMPSSQLKNLVEEINNLGQNDDAKVIILKSAGEKAFCAGASFNELISIQDFETGKTFFSGFANVINAMRKSPKLIIARIHGKAVGGGVGIACAADYTFATENASVKLSELAVGIGPFVIGPVVEKKIGTSSFAQLAINATEFYSAEWAREKNMYQDVYETPEEMDAEIQILAEKLASSNPEAMSQLKEIFWEGTELWDDLLLERAGISGNLVLSDFTVNAINSFKNK, encoded by the coding sequence ATGGAAGCATACGTAAAATCAGCCATCGAAAACGGAATAGGAACTATTGAGTTTTTTCATCCGCAAAGCAACTCGATGCCGAGTTCGCAACTTAAAAATCTGGTTGAAGAAATCAATAATCTTGGACAAAATGACGATGCAAAAGTCATCATTCTGAAAAGTGCTGGCGAAAAAGCTTTTTGTGCAGGCGCTTCTTTCAACGAACTGATTTCGATTCAAGACTTCGAAACGGGGAAAACATTTTTCTCTGGATTTGCGAATGTTATCAATGCGATGAGAAAATCTCCTAAACTCATCATTGCAAGAATCCACGGAAAAGCTGTTGGTGGCGGAGTAGGAATTGCTTGTGCGGCGGATTACACATTTGCCACAGAAAATGCTTCTGTAAAGCTTAGTGAATTGGCTGTTGGCATTGGACCTTTCGTGATTGGACCAGTTGTAGAAAAGAAAATCGGTACTTCATCTTTTGCACAATTAGCAATTAATGCGACCGAATTTTACTCGGCAGAATGGGCGAGAGAGAAAAATATGTATCAAGACGTTTATGAAACGCCAGAGGAAATGGATGCGGAGATCCAAATTCTGGCTGAGAAATTAGCAAGTTCAAATCCAGAAGCAATGTCTCAACTGAAAGAAATCTTCTGGGAAGGAACTGAGCTTTGGGATGACTTGTTATTGGAAAGAGCTGGAATCAGTGGAAATCTGGTTCTGTCGGATTTTACTGTGAATGCGATTAATAGTTTTAAGAATAAATAA
- the paaZ gene encoding phenylacetic acid degradation bifunctional protein PaaZ — protein sequence MQLENYALGRWTKGEGEGQALYNSINGDLVATATSKGLDFAEMMDYARKIGGPALRKLTFQERGLMLKKLAFHLLEKKDTFYKVSWATGATKADSWVDIEGGIGNLFANASLRRQFPDLPYYIDGESVKLSKEGTFIGHHICTPKRGVAIHINAFNFPVWGMLEKIAVNLLAGVPAIVKPATATSFLTEVVVKEIIASQILPEGSLQLICGSANGILESVTSEDVVTFTGSASTGKMLKSHPRILEESVPFNLEADSLNAMVLGEDAKQGTAEFDLFIKEAVREMTTKAGQKCTAVRRILVPVNLVEDVQIALGQRLSTVIIGDPNVEGVRMGALANKDQVQEVSEKVQELSKTQEIVFGNLDDFDVKGADKNKGAFISPILFLNSDPFKYTDCHNIEAFGPVSTIIPYHNIDEAIELARMGKGSLCCSVVTADDDFAREFVIGAASMHGRILILNSDCAKESTGHGSPLPMLVHGGPGRAGGGEEMGGKRGVLHYMQRTAIQGSPTTLTNITQQYQYGGKQFEDNIHPFRKHFEELKVSETYITAKHTVTEADITNFANVSGDNFYAHMDATSLEGTIFEGRVAHGYFILSKAAGLFVDPRKGPVLLNYGLDECRFVKPVYPGMTIGVKFTCKEKISQEKRDEDDIAKGIVRWLVDVYDETGETVAIATILTMVKKLNQE from the coding sequence ATGCAACTAGAAAATTACGCGCTCGGGAGATGGACAAAAGGAGAGGGAGAAGGGCAGGCTTTATATAACTCCATCAATGGCGATTTGGTGGCAACGGCGACTTCCAAAGGTTTGGATTTTGCTGAAATGATGGATTACGCCAGAAAAATTGGAGGTCCGGCTCTTCGAAAACTCACTTTTCAGGAAAGAGGTTTGATGTTGAAGAAACTCGCTTTCCATCTTTTGGAAAAGAAAGATACCTTCTACAAAGTGAGTTGGGCAACTGGCGCAACCAAAGCAGATTCTTGGGTTGACATAGAAGGTGGCATCGGAAATCTTTTTGCGAATGCATCACTTCGAAGACAATTTCCCGACTTACCTTATTATATAGATGGCGAATCTGTGAAGCTTTCCAAGGAAGGAACATTTATCGGTCATCACATTTGCACACCGAAACGTGGAGTTGCGATTCATATCAATGCGTTTAATTTTCCGGTTTGGGGAATGTTGGAGAAAATTGCGGTCAATCTTTTGGCTGGCGTTCCGGCAATCGTGAAACCTGCGACAGCAACAAGTTTTTTGACCGAAGTTGTTGTAAAAGAAATCATCGCTTCCCAAATTTTACCCGAAGGAAGTCTGCAATTAATTTGTGGTTCAGCCAACGGAATTCTGGAAAGTGTGACGAGCGAAGATGTCGTGACTTTTACAGGTTCGGCTTCGACAGGGAAAATGCTAAAGTCTCATCCAAGAATTCTTGAAGAATCTGTGCCTTTCAATTTGGAAGCGGATTCATTGAATGCAATGGTTTTAGGTGAAGACGCAAAACAAGGTACAGCGGAATTTGATTTGTTCATCAAAGAAGCCGTTCGTGAAATGACGACCAAAGCTGGACAAAAATGTACGGCGGTGAGAAGGATTTTGGTTCCTGTCAATTTGGTCGAAGATGTTCAGATTGCGCTTGGACAAAGACTTTCCACCGTTATCATCGGAGACCCGAATGTCGAAGGTGTGAGAATGGGCGCTTTGGCAAATAAAGACCAAGTGCAGGAAGTTTCCGAGAAAGTTCAAGAATTGTCCAAAACGCAGGAAATTGTTTTCGGAAATTTGGACGATTTCGATGTGAAAGGAGCGGACAAAAACAAAGGCGCGTTCATTTCCCCGATTTTATTCCTTAATTCAGACCCTTTCAAATATACAGATTGCCATAATATTGAAGCTTTCGGGCCAGTCAGCACGATTATTCCTTATCATAATATCGATGAGGCTATTGAGTTGGCGAGAATGGGAAAAGGTTCGCTTTGCTGTTCTGTTGTGACGGCTGATGATGATTTTGCAAGAGAATTTGTCATCGGAGCCGCATCGATGCACGGACGAATTTTGATTCTCAATTCCGATTGTGCAAAAGAAAGTACAGGTCACGGTTCGCCTTTGCCAATGCTGGTTCACGGCGGTCCTGGAAGAGCTGGAGGTGGCGAGGAAATGGGCGGAAAGCGTGGCGTTCTTCATTATATGCAACGCACGGCGATTCAAGGTTCACCAACGACTTTGACCAACATTACGCAACAATATCAATATGGTGGAAAACAATTCGAGGACAATATTCATCCATTCAGAAAGCATTTTGAAGAACTGAAAGTCAGTGAAACTTACATCACGGCAAAACATACGGTCACAGAAGCTGATATTACCAATTTTGCCAATGTTTCCGGCGACAATTTTTATGCACATATGGACGCGACATCTTTGGAAGGAACGATTTTCGAAGGCAGAGTAGCGCATGGATATTTCATTCTCAGCAAAGCCGCGGGATTATTTGTAGACCCGAGAAAAGGTCCGGTTTTGCTGAATTACGGTTTGGACGAATGCCGTTTCGTGAAACCTGTTTATCCCGGAATGACGATTGGCGTGAAGTTTACCTGCAAAGAAAAAATCAGTCAGGAAAAACGTGACGAAGACGATATTGCAAAAGGAATCGTACGATGGCTCGTGGATGTTTACGACGAAACCGGAGAAACTGTCGCGATTGCTACGATTTTGACAATGGTAAAGAAACTTAATCAAGAATAA
- the pcaF gene encoding 3-oxoadipyl-CoA thiolase, giving the protein MNNAYIIDGIRTPIGKLKGSLSSVRPDDMAAFVIKKLLERNPNIDQSKIYDLVLGCANQAGEDNRNIARMSALLSGLDYHVPGETVNRLCASGLSAAISAARAIQVGDADLMISGGVENMTRGPLVISKSESPFGGDAKIYDTTFGWRFINPKMKEMYGVDAMGETAENLAERDQISREDQDLFAFNSQQKAKVAQENGRLSQEIVSVNIPQRKGGDLIFDKDEFPKSDTTIEGLSKLRTAFKKDGTVTAGNASGLNDGAAVNLLASENAIKEFGLIPKARIVSSAVVGVEPRLMGIGPVIAAELALQKAGLTFNNIDIIELNEAFAAQSLACIRAWGLDDNDSRINPNGGAIALGHPLGMSGARILNSAMYELQNQNKKYALATMCVGLGQGFAVIIEKV; this is encoded by the coding sequence ATGAACAACGCATATATAATTGATGGCATCCGAACGCCGATTGGAAAACTGAAAGGAAGCTTATCTTCCGTTCGTCCCGATGATATGGCGGCTTTTGTCATCAAAAAATTATTGGAAAGAAACCCGAATATCGACCAAAGTAAAATCTACGACCTCGTTTTAGGTTGCGCCAATCAGGCTGGCGAAGATAACCGAAATATCGCAAGGATGTCGGCTTTGCTTTCCGGTTTGGATTATCACGTTCCAGGCGAAACGGTCAACAGACTTTGCGCTTCGGGTTTGTCGGCAGCGATTAGTGCGGCAAGAGCTATTCAGGTTGGTGATGCTGACTTGATGATTTCGGGTGGTGTTGAAAATATGACGCGCGGACCATTGGTGATTTCAAAATCAGAAAGTCCTTTTGGAGGCGATGCGAAAATCTATGACACGACTTTTGGCTGGCGATTCATCAATCCAAAAATGAAAGAAATGTACGGCGTAGACGCAATGGGTGAAACAGCAGAAAACTTGGCTGAGCGTGACCAAATTTCCCGTGAAGACCAGGATTTGTTTGCCTTTAATTCTCAACAGAAAGCGAAAGTTGCTCAGGAAAACGGAAGATTGTCACAGGAAATTGTTTCGGTAAATATTCCTCAAAGAAAAGGCGGAGATTTGATTTTCGATAAAGATGAATTCCCGAAAAGCGATACAACAATTGAGGGCTTATCAAAATTAAGAACCGCTTTCAAAAAAGACGGGACAGTCACTGCCGGAAATGCTTCCGGATTGAATGACGGCGCAGCAGTTAATTTATTAGCTTCGGAAAATGCGATTAAAGAATTTGGATTAATACCAAAAGCAAGAATAGTTTCAAGCGCAGTTGTCGGTGTAGAACCAAGATTGATGGGAATTGGTCCTGTAATAGCAGCAGAATTGGCATTGCAAAAAGCAGGATTGACATTTAACAATATTGATATTATTGAATTAAATGAAGCATTTGCAGCACAAAGTTTAGCCTGCATCAGAGCTTGGGGATTGGATGACAACGATTCCAGAATCAATCCAAACGGAGGCGCGATTGCACTCGGACATCCACTCGGAATGAGTGGTGCAAGAATCCTGAATTCCGCTATGTATGAACTTCAAAATCAAAATAAAAAATATGCCTTGGCAACAATGTGTGTTGGTTTGGGACAAGGTTTTGCAGTGATTATTGAGAAAGTTTAA
- a CDS encoding 3-hydroxyacyl-CoA dehydrogenase NAD-binding domain-containing protein: MKIGIVGSGAMGSGIAQVLATAGNEVLLYDSNPLAVEKAGQNLEAHFQKLAEKGKMTFGEAETYFDNIRLSDKLSELKDSELIIEAIIEDLEIKKVLFQKLESLVSEDCILATNTSSLSIASIASACQKPERVIGIHFFNPAPLMALVEVIPAVQTDKDLVSKVKSLVESWKKLPVIAKDTPGFIVNRVARPFYGEAIRILEEGIADCVTIDFAMTSLGRFKMGPFQLMDFIGHDVNYRVTESVFKEFFYDPKFKPSFTQKRLFEAGYFGRKSGKGFYDYSQNAEQPKPNDNPELLELIFKRILVMLMNEASDAYSLNIASAEDIDLAMTKGVNYPKGLLKWADEFGLENLQNELDELYNFYHEDRYRCSPIIRNLLKQNRKFYN, encoded by the coding sequence ATGAAAATAGGAATAGTCGGTAGTGGCGCAATGGGAAGCGGAATAGCACAGGTTTTGGCAACAGCCGGAAACGAGGTCTTGTTGTATGACAGCAATCCACTTGCCGTAGAAAAAGCCGGACAAAATCTCGAAGCACATTTTCAAAAACTGGCTGAGAAAGGGAAAATGACGTTTGGAGAAGCAGAAACTTACTTCGATAATATCCGATTGAGTGATAAATTATCAGAATTGAAAGATTCAGAATTAATCATCGAAGCCATTATTGAAGATTTGGAAATTAAGAAAGTTTTGTTTCAAAAATTGGAAAGTCTGGTTTCTGAAGATTGTATTTTGGCAACCAACACTTCATCGTTGTCCATTGCTTCCATTGCATCCGCTTGTCAGAAACCGGAACGGGTGATTGGCATTCATTTTTTCAATCCTGCTCCTTTGATGGCTTTGGTTGAGGTTATTCCTGCGGTTCAGACGGATAAAGATTTGGTTTCAAAAGTAAAAAGTCTTGTAGAAAGCTGGAAAAAACTTCCGGTAATTGCAAAAGACACACCTGGATTTATTGTGAATCGCGTTGCAAGACCATTCTACGGAGAAGCGATTCGAATTTTGGAAGAAGGCATTGCTGACTGTGTGACTATTGATTTTGCAATGACAAGTTTGGGTAGATTCAAAATGGGACCATTTCAATTAATGGATTTCATTGGTCACGATGTGAATTACCGAGTGACGGAAAGTGTGTTCAAAGAATTTTTCTACGACCCGAAGTTTAAACCGTCATTTACTCAAAAAAGATTATTTGAAGCGGGCTATTTTGGAAGAAAATCAGGGAAAGGATTCTATGATTATTCTCAAAATGCTGAACAACCAAAACCAAATGATAATCCGGAATTATTAGAATTAATATTCAAAAGAATCTTGGTAATGCTAATGAACGAAGCTTCAGATGCTTATTCTTTAAACATCGCTTCTGCAGAAGACATCGATTTGGCAATGACAAAAGGCGTGAATTATCCAAAAGGTTTGTTGAAATGGGCAGATGAATTTGGTTTAGAAAATCTTCAGAACGAACTCGATGAACTTTATAATTTCTACCACGAAGACCGCTACAGATGCAGTCCGATTATCAGAAACTTACTAAAACAAAATAGAAAATTCTATAATTAA
- the paaD gene encoding 1,2-phenylacetyl-CoA epoxidase subunit PaaD yields the protein MTITENDIWQILKEVPDPEVPVLNLLDLGIIRDVRFNGDEIEVIVTPTYSGCPATSMINMSIKLKLIEKGFNNIKITNQLSPAWTTDWMTEDGKQKLKAYGIAPPVYSKNSDELFSKTDEVECPLCSSKHTHLVSQFGSTACKALYQCDDCKEPFDYFKCH from the coding sequence ATGACAATCACGGAAAACGATATCTGGCAAATCCTGAAGGAAGTTCCCGACCCGGAAGTTCCCGTTCTCAATCTTTTGGATTTGGGAATCATCCGCGATGTGCGATTCAATGGTGACGAAATCGAAGTAATTGTGACACCAACTTACTCCGGTTGTCCGGCAACATCAATGATTAATATGTCTATTAAATTGAAACTGATTGAAAAAGGGTTCAACAATATTAAAATAACAAACCAATTGAGTCCCGCGTGGACAACCGATTGGATGACTGAAGACGGAAAACAAAAACTGAAAGCGTACGGCATCGCACCACCTGTCTATTCAAAAAATAGTGACGAATTATTTTCAAAAACAGATGAGGTCGAATGTCCGCTTTGCAGTTCAAAACACACCCATTTGGTAAGTCAGTTTGGTTCCACCGCCTGCAAAGCTTTATACCAGTGCGATGATTGCAAAGAGCCTTTTGATTATTTTAAATGTCATTAA
- the paaC gene encoding 1,2-phenylacetyl-CoA epoxidase subunit PaaC: MNNNYLNYLLHLADTSLILGQRLCEWCGKGPVLEQDIALSNIALDLLGESSNYYQYATEIQNEGKTEDDLAFLRNEREFKNLLLVEKENGHFGDTIARQFFFDAYHHLLLTELKHHSDLKLASIAEKSLKEVTYHLKWSSEWMIRLGDGTEESHSRIQKSVNDLVDFTDEMFIPTNWELELIEQNIVPDIRTFRTKWETKVLEVLNEATLSIDFEKSRKLTGGKDGKHTEKMGYILAEMQIMQRTYPNMEW; encoded by the coding sequence ATGAATAATAATTATCTCAATTATCTCCTGCATCTCGCAGACACAAGCCTCATTCTCGGACAGCGTTTGTGCGAATGGTGCGGAAAAGGTCCAGTCTTGGAACAGGATATTGCCTTGTCAAACATTGCATTGGATTTGCTGGGAGAATCTTCCAACTATTATCAATATGCAACAGAGATTCAGAATGAAGGAAAAACCGAAGATGATTTGGCATTTCTCAGAAACGAACGTGAGTTTAAGAATCTATTGTTAGTAGAAAAAGAAAACGGACATTTCGGAGACACGATTGCGAGACAGTTTTTCTTTGATGCTTATCATCATTTATTATTGACAGAACTGAAACACCATTCAGATTTGAAACTCGCTTCCATCGCAGAAAAGTCTTTGAAAGAAGTGACGTATCACTTAAAATGGAGCAGTGAATGGATGATTCGTCTAGGCGATGGGACAGAAGAAAGCCACAGCAGAATCCAGAAGTCAGTCAATGATTTGGTGGATTTCACAGACGAAATGTTCATTCCGACAAACTGGGAATTAGAATTAATTGAACAAAACATCGTCCCCGACATCAGAACCTTCCGAACCAAATGGGAAACCAAAGTTCTGGAAGTACTGAACGAAGCAACATTGTCCATCGATTTCGAAAAATCAAGAAAACTGACAGGCGGAAAAGACGGAAAACATACTGAGAAAATGGGTTACATCTTAGCAGAAATGCAAATAATGCAACGCACTTATCCTAATATGGAATGGTAA
- the paaB gene encoding 1,2-phenylacetyl-CoA epoxidase subunit PaaB has product MQNTEWPLWEVFIRSRQGLDHKHVGSLHAADADMAIQNARDVYTRRMEGVSIWVVESKHIHATNPDDSEAFYEPSEDKVYRHPTFYHVPEEVKNM; this is encoded by the coding sequence ATGCAAAATACAGAATGGCCACTTTGGGAGGTTTTCATCAGAAGCAGACAAGGCCTCGACCACAAGCACGTTGGCAGTCTCCATGCTGCTGATGCTGATATGGCAATCCAAAACGCACGCGACGTTTACACCAGAAGGATGGAAGGCGTCAGCATTTGGGTGGTAGAATCCAAGCATATCCACGCCACAAACCCTGATGATTCCGAAGCGTTTTACGAACCTTCCGAGGACAAAGTTTACCGCCACCCGACGTTTTATCACGTTCCGGAGGAGGTTAAAAATATGTAA